The proteins below come from a single Cylindrospermopsis raciborskii Cr2010 genomic window:
- a CDS encoding Uma2 family endonuclease yields the protein MSILVQMIPMIAVKEQDQFFTPEEYFCWEEQQLEKHELIDGRVYAMSGGTQNHSAIAINFLLLIRSHLRGSTCQVFNSDLKVNILGTSNYTYPDLSVTCDNRDREHSLYITYPCLIVEVLSSGTEAYSRGNKFEKYRRNPNLIDYVLASSDEIAIDIYHKNETGDWLILSDRPGDRVELKSISLSLPIQEFYEEIVFPDLIQ from the coding sequence ATGTCAATTTTAGTTCAGATGATTCCTATGATTGCAGTCAAAGAACAAGACCAGTTTTTTACACCTGAAGAGTATTTTTGCTGGGAAGAACAGCAGTTAGAAAAGCACGAGCTAATCGATGGTCGCGTATATGCAATGAGTGGTGGCACACAAAATCACAGTGCGATCGCAATTAATTTTTTATTATTAATTCGGTCTCATCTGCGAGGAAGTACATGTCAAGTTTTTAACTCAGACCTAAAGGTTAATATCCTTGGAACTTCTAACTATACTTATCCAGATTTGAGTGTAACTTGCGACAATCGAGATCGGGAGCATTCCCTCTATATTACCTATCCCTGTTTAATCGTTGAAGTTCTATCGAGCGGTACTGAGGCATATAGTCGTGGTAATAAGTTTGAAAAGTACAGACGTAATCCCAACTTGATTGATTACGTATTAGCCAGCTCTGACGAAATCGCAATTGATATTTATCACAAAAATGAGACAGGTGACTGGTTAATTCTGAGCGATCGCCCAGGTGATCGGGTGGAGCTAAAAAGCATTAGCTTGAGTTTGCCGATCCAGGAGTTTTATGAGGAAATTGTTTTCCCGGATCTGATCCAATAA
- a CDS encoding DUF1156 domain-containing protein gives MSRRIEIKEDKKGNIKETVKGLVSWDDINNPKSTVLIDAQKEITRCLAWERGDQPPTKPDAIRDYIAKNAPPAYDPFCGGGSIPLEAQRLGLQSHGSDLNPVAVLITKALIEIPPKFRDQRPVNPSATPTGKWYGAQGLAEDIRYYGQWMRDEAFKRIGHLYPKVKLAKEQGGGEATVIAWVWARTVKCPNPACGCQMPLVNKFHLSTKKGKEAWVEPLIEQQQGALTPKIRFEVNTGKGEAPEGTVSRKGAVCIACKTPVTLDHIRSEGKAGRMNAQLMAIVAEGKSGRIYVSPSDEHEQIALLVEPSWKPETELSTHSQYMATPRYGMTKHSDLFTSRQLVALTTFSDLVQEAREKIKDHAIAAGKTDDHLSLNDGGMGATAYADAVATYLAIAIDKSSDYWSSICTWHISGEKMSHVFTRQAIPMTWDFAEANPMSDSSGNFNGAIDWIWKVIEKSSCFPQGKAIQLDATTSQSSNNTPKFISTDPPYYDAIPYADLSDFFYVWLRQSIGSIYPDIFNTVLVPKAQEMVADHFRHETKDKAKQFFEDSLIQVFQRINQINDKDYPITIYYALKQTETDNEQNIYSTGWETILQGLIQSSFSINGTWPLRTELGNRIRGQNSNALASSIVLVCRPRPQDAPKTTRRQFLKELKTDLPPALKLLQQGNIAPVDLAQASIGPGMAIFSKYAAVLEPDGKSLRVRSALQSINQILDEFLTEQEGEFDSDTRWALTWFEQHQFSDGPYGDAETLSKAKNTSVQGLVESGILEAKAGKVRLLKREDLPTDWKPQKDTRMPIWEITQHLIHSLLFQGEVGAAKLLAQLETSPYLARDLAYRLYNLCDRKGWNQEAIAYNSLVISWTEITRLANQYRTPSDHQISLSL, from the coding sequence ATGTCACGAAGAATTGAAATTAAAGAAGATAAAAAAGGAAATATAAAAGAGACTGTAAAAGGATTAGTATCCTGGGATGACATTAATAATCCTAAATCAACAGTATTAATAGATGCTCAAAAAGAAATCACCCGCTGCCTAGCTTGGGAACGTGGAGACCAACCCCCGACTAAACCTGATGCCATAAGAGACTACATCGCTAAAAATGCCCCCCCCGCATACGACCCTTTTTGCGGAGGAGGATCCATACCCCTAGAAGCCCAGCGATTAGGACTTCAGTCCCATGGTAGTGACCTCAACCCAGTAGCAGTATTAATTACCAAAGCACTCATTGAGATTCCACCCAAATTTAGAGACCAACGCCCAGTTAATCCATCAGCCACCCCCACAGGAAAATGGTATGGTGCCCAGGGATTAGCAGAAGATATCAGATATTATGGACAGTGGATGCGGGATGAAGCCTTTAAACGAATTGGGCATTTGTATCCCAAGGTCAAGCTAGCAAAAGAGCAGGGAGGCGGAGAAGCCACAGTTATTGCCTGGGTGTGGGCTAGAACCGTCAAATGTCCTAACCCAGCATGTGGTTGTCAAATGCCATTGGTTAATAAGTTTCATCTTTCAACCAAGAAAGGGAAAGAGGCTTGGGTTGAACCTTTGATTGAGCAGCAGCAAGGGGCCCTAACTCCCAAAATAAGATTTGAGGTAAACACAGGAAAGGGGGAAGCACCAGAGGGGACTGTAAGTAGAAAAGGAGCAGTTTGTATAGCCTGTAAAACACCCGTGACATTGGATCATATCCGTAGCGAAGGGAAAGCAGGAAGGATGAATGCTCAATTAATGGCCATTGTAGCTGAAGGAAAAAGTGGAAGAATTTATGTCTCTCCTAGTGATGAACATGAACAAATAGCTCTTTTAGTCGAACCAAGTTGGAAACCAGAGACAGAACTTTCAACCCATTCCCAATACATGGCAACACCTCGTTATGGCATGACAAAACATAGCGATCTCTTCACCTCGCGCCAACTTGTAGCCCTGACCACCTTCAGCGACCTAGTACAGGAAGCAAGAGAGAAGATAAAAGACCACGCCATAGCAGCAGGAAAAACTGATGATCATCTCTCTCTCAATGATGGGGGTATGGGAGCTACCGCTTATGCAGATGCAGTAGCTACCTATTTGGCAATCGCTATTGACAAAAGCTCAGATTATTGGAGTAGTATTTGCACTTGGCACATAAGTGGGGAAAAAATGAGTCATGTCTTTACAAGACAAGCTATTCCCATGACTTGGGATTTTGCTGAAGCTAATCCTATGAGTGATTCCAGCGGCAATTTTAATGGTGCTATTGATTGGATTTGGAAGGTTATTGAAAAGTCTTCTTGTTTTCCCCAGGGAAAAGCTATTCAGCTGGATGCCACCACATCACAATCTAGCAACAATACACCCAAATTCATCTCCACAGATCCACCTTACTATGACGCTATTCCCTATGCAGATCTATCTGATTTCTTTTATGTTTGGCTGCGCCAATCTATAGGTTCTATCTATCCAGACATCTTTAATACTGTATTAGTTCCGAAAGCTCAAGAAATGGTGGCAGATCACTTTCGACACGAAACTAAAGATAAGGCAAAACAATTTTTTGAAGATAGTCTTATTCAAGTTTTTCAACGTATCAATCAAATTAATGACAAAGATTATCCTATAACAATATATTATGCGTTAAAACAAACCGAAACAGACAATGAACAAAACATCTATTCTACAGGATGGGAAACTATTTTACAAGGATTAATCCAATCTAGTTTTAGTATTAATGGAACATGGCCACTACGAACAGAATTAGGTAATCGTATCAGAGGACAAAATTCTAACGCCCTTGCCTCCTCCATAGTTCTCGTATGTCGCCCCCGACCCCAAGACGCACCCAAAACCACCCGCCGCCAATTCCTCAAAGAACTCAAAACAGACCTTCCCCCAGCCCTCAAACTCCTACAACAAGGCAACATCGCCCCCGTTGACCTAGCCCAAGCCAGCATAGGCCCCGGTATGGCTATCTTCTCCAAATATGCTGCTGTATTAGAACCTGATGGCAAGTCCCTACGCGTACGCAGCGCACTCCAATCTATTAACCAAATTCTGGACGAATTCCTCACCGAACAAGAAGGCGAATTCGATAGCGATACCCGCTGGGCCCTCACCTGGTTTGAGCAACACCAATTCTCTGATGGTCCCTATGGTGATGCAGAAACCCTTTCTAAAGCTAAAAACACCAGCGTTCAAGGTCTAGTAGAATCAGGCATTTTAGAAGCTAAAGCGGGTAAGGTCAGACTCCTCAAACGAGAAGACCTCCCTACAGACTGGAAACCACAAAAAGATACCCGCATGCCAATCTGGGAAATCACTCAACATCTTATCCACTCACTCCTATTTCAAGGAGAAGTCGGTGCAGCCAAACTCCTAGCCCAACTAGAAACCAGTCCCTACCTCGCCCGAGACCTGGCCTATAGATTGTATAACCTGTGCGATCGCAAGGGATGGAATCAAGAGGCTATAGCCTATAATAGTCTAGTCATATCCTGGACGGAGATTACCCGATTAGCCAACCAATATAGAACCCCTAGTGATCACCAAATTAGTCTTTCTTTATGA
- a CDS encoding caspase family protein, which translates to MKRRGFLQRIGSILGTAGWTNLAWSGLGGQYYQALATPPSHKLALLIGINNYPESPPLSGCLTDVELQKELLIHRFGFLSSDILTLTEEQASREFIEAAISEHLIKQVKTDDAVVFHFSGYGTRVQLEDLPGGAHALIPVDESASDGSNNPEDNNFANYLLEETLLLLLGLVPTDKVTAVLDTGYYPKTISQPSGLRFRSLVTPPTKRLNPQELNFLNHLLTGGLPINNGIAKGVSSSKNGSVILRASSQPDQSPGESLFYGFSAGLFTYALTQYLWEVIPPKTIHIFLSDINNYIYKLGNRQQPDLLTLNTKENSPSVLITDLITENFPMESAQGVITSIDQEGKTAQLWLGGLPPQVWLHYGVNSRFTAVGGEKLILKSRSGLTAKAQVQDTPVNSLKVGQLVQETVRVLSRNINLMVTLDSGLDRIERVDATSAFSALTRMVNITLPEGSADYLFGKLSGLPTRYGLFSLGGELLENTAGEAGELVKVAVQRLTRKFSQLLAIKLWRLTENQGSSQLSVKVSLEVVTKNLFSQSGTISRHLVWERETYPVSLQDRTSQKRVVDQSAAVPTVPVNSIMVYQVVNFGDRPIYCMLVGLNNHKTPVAFYPWAISSPEKVGDNKPVLEQIVIAPGGSLQFPQNGQSFSWLLPKKSLFCEHQLIFSTSPFTKTLLALASSYSKFTDQQSISELFNPLDVTQAILEDLHVAISVTPKSESSVSGTDSYALDVNNWASLNFVFQSESV; encoded by the coding sequence ATGAAACGGCGTGGATTTTTACAACGAATTGGTTCCATACTGGGAACTGCAGGATGGACTAATCTTGCATGGTCAGGTTTAGGAGGTCAGTATTATCAAGCCTTAGCAACACCCCCTAGTCACAAGTTGGCTTTACTAATAGGTATTAATAACTACCCAGAAAGTCCTCCATTGAGTGGTTGCTTAACCGATGTTGAGTTACAAAAAGAACTGTTAATTCACCGTTTTGGGTTTTTGAGTTCTGATATCCTGACTTTAACCGAGGAACAAGCCAGTCGAGAATTTATTGAAGCGGCCATTTCTGAGCATTTGATTAAGCAGGTTAAGACTGATGATGCGGTGGTTTTCCATTTTAGTGGTTATGGCACCCGTGTTCAATTAGAAGACTTACCAGGGGGGGCTCATGCTTTAATCCCCGTGGATGAAAGTGCGTCGGATGGATCTAACAACCCAGAAGATAATAATTTTGCTAACTACCTGTTAGAAGAAACCCTGTTGTTATTATTGGGTTTAGTTCCCACGGATAAGGTAACAGCAGTGTTAGATACTGGTTATTATCCCAAAACCATATCCCAACCTTCTGGGTTAAGATTTCGCTCCCTGGTGACCCCCCCAACCAAGAGATTAAATCCCCAAGAGCTGAATTTCTTGAACCATCTCCTAACAGGGGGTTTGCCCATAAATAATGGCATTGCCAAGGGAGTTAGTTCAAGCAAGAATGGGTCCGTAATTTTAAGGGCCAGTTCACAACCCGACCAATCGCCAGGGGAGTCCCTGTTTTATGGTTTTAGTGCAGGTTTATTTACCTATGCCCTGACCCAGTATCTTTGGGAAGTTATACCGCCCAAAACTATTCATATTTTTCTATCCGACATTAATAATTATATATATAAACTAGGTAATCGTCAACAACCAGATTTGTTAACCTTAAATACAAAGGAAAATTCCCCATCCGTTTTAATTACCGATTTAATTACCGAGAATTTTCCCATGGAAAGCGCTCAGGGGGTAATTACCAGTATTGACCAGGAGGGGAAAACAGCCCAGTTATGGTTGGGAGGATTACCACCCCAAGTATGGTTACATTATGGTGTTAATTCCAGATTTACCGCAGTTGGGGGAGAAAAATTAATCTTGAAGTCTCGTAGCGGTTTGACAGCAAAAGCACAAGTCCAAGATACACCAGTTAATTCCTTAAAGGTTGGTCAATTAGTGCAAGAGACAGTGCGTGTCCTATCTCGTAATATTAACCTCATGGTAACCCTAGATTCAGGACTGGACAGAATTGAGCGTGTAGATGCTACTAGTGCTTTTTCTGCTTTAACTCGCATGGTAAATATCACTTTACCAGAGGGGAGCGCTGACTATCTTTTTGGTAAATTATCAGGTCTCCCCACCCGTTATGGTTTATTTTCCCTTGGTGGTGAACTCCTCGAGAATACAGCTGGGGAAGCGGGAGAATTAGTAAAAGTGGCAGTGCAAAGACTAACTAGGAAATTTTCTCAATTACTGGCAATCAAATTATGGCGATTGACAGAAAATCAGGGTTCTTCTCAATTGTCTGTGAAAGTCAGCTTGGAAGTTGTTACCAAAAATCTCTTTTCCCAGTCTGGTACAATTTCACGTCACCTAGTGTGGGAAAGGGAAACCTATCCTGTTTCCTTACAGGATAGGACAAGCCAAAAAAGAGTTGTAGACCAATCAGCAGCTGTTCCTACTGTTCCGGTTAATAGCATCATGGTCTACCAGGTGGTCAATTTTGGCGATCGCCCAATTTATTGTATGCTAGTAGGGTTAAATAATCATAAAACTCCTGTGGCTTTTTATCCATGGGCAATTTCTTCCCCAGAGAAGGTTGGTGACAATAAACCTGTGTTAGAACAGATTGTGATTGCTCCGGGGGGATCACTTCAATTTCCCCAGAATGGTCAAAGTTTTAGTTGGTTATTGCCGAAAAAGTCATTATTTTGCGAACACCAATTGATTTTCAGCACTTCTCCTTTTACCAAAACCTTATTAGCTTTAGCAAGCTCCTATAGCAAATTTACAGATCAACAGTCTATTAGTGAATTATTTAATCCTCTGGATGTGACTCAAGCCATATTAGAGGATTTGCATGTTGCTATTAGTGTTACTCCCAAGTCGGAAAGTAGTGTGAGCGGTACTGATTCTTATGCACTAGATGTGAACAACTGGGCAAGCCTAAACTTTGTTTTTCAATCAGAATCAGTTTAA
- a CDS encoding IS1 family transposase (programmed frameshift), with amino-acid sequence MHCPNCGSSKIRKNGKRRGKQNHICVDCGRQFIDVYSPPKGYSEEVKQSCLRSYVNGMGFRAIERDKGVHHTTIIYWLKQIGSILPDAHQETPLVGELDELETFVGSKKNKIWLWTAVNHFRKNILAWVVGDHSSQAFQPLWDIVKLWQCFFYVTDGWRVYPSFIQPEDHIVSKTYMTRVEGENTRLRHYLARLHRKTLCYSKSVDMLRYSIKLLLHYLKYEVIPAFS; translated from the exons GTGCATTGTCCAAACTGCGGGTCTTCCAAAATCAGAAAGAATGGCAAACGTCGAGGTAAACAAAATCACATTTGTGTTGATTGTGGTCGTCAATTTATCGATGTCTATAGTCCACCTAAAGGCTATTCAGAAGAAGTTAAACAAAGTTGCCTGCGCTCTTATGTTAACGGTATGGGATTTAGAGCAATTGAACGCGATAAAGGCGTTCATCATACAACTATTATTTACTGGCTAAAACAAATTGGTTCCATACTTCCAGATGCT CACCAGGAAACACCCTTGGTAGGTGAGCTTGATGAGTTGGAGACCTTTGTGGGATCAAAAAAAAACAAAATATGGTTGTGGACAGCAGTAAATCACTTCCGTAAAAATATCCTGGCTTGGGTTGTGGGAGACCACAGCTCACAAGCATTTCAACCTTTGTGGGACATCGTTAAACTCTGGCAATGCTTTTTTTATGTTACTGATGGGTGGAGGGTTTATCCGAGTTTTATTCAGCCAGAGGATCATATTGTGAGCAAAACATATATGACTAGGGTAGAGGGTGAAAATACACGTTTACGTCACTACTTAGCGCGACTACATAGAAAAACGCTATGCTATTCAAAATCTGTAGATATGCTTAGGTATTCAATTAAATTATTACTTCACTATTTAAAGTATGAAGTAATACCCGCGTTTAGTTGA
- the sat gene encoding sulfate adenylyltransferase, which yields MSYHRDAIAPHGGELINRVASPEQKEFFCAKADFLPRVILDERAVSDLEMIAIGGFSPLTGFMNQVDYNRVVEEMRLANGVVWSIPITLSVTEEVASPLQVGGLVRLDNSQGEYIGVLELSEKYTYNKKREAANVYRTDEAQHPGVQVVYAQGSVNLAGDIWLLQRDAHPHFPTYQIDPAASRQMFREKGWKTIVGFQTRNPIHRAHEYIQKCALETVDGLFLHPLVGATKEDDIPADVRMRCYEILIEHYYPLDRVILAINPAAMRYAGPREAIFHAIVRKNYGCTHFIVGRDHAGVGDYYGTYDAQYIFDEFQPSELGIVPMKFEHAFYCTRTKQMATTKTSPSTPGERVHLSGTKVREMLRRGELPPPEFSRPEVAAELARAMRIGQTALV from the coding sequence TTGAGTTACCATCGAGATGCGATCGCCCCCCACGGCGGAGAGTTAATAAACCGAGTTGCTTCACCAGAACAAAAAGAATTTTTTTGTGCTAAAGCTGATTTCCTACCGAGAGTGATCCTGGATGAGCGGGCTGTTTCAGACTTAGAAATGATAGCCATTGGTGGTTTTAGTCCCTTAACTGGTTTTATGAACCAGGTGGACTACAACCGTGTAGTAGAGGAAATGCGTCTGGCTAATGGTGTAGTTTGGTCAATTCCCATCACTTTGTCTGTGACAGAAGAAGTGGCAAGTCCTTTGCAGGTGGGTGGGTTAGTACGTCTAGATAACTCCCAAGGTGAATATATTGGCGTGTTGGAACTCAGTGAAAAATATACCTACAATAAAAAGCGCGAGGCTGCGAATGTCTATCGCACAGACGAAGCCCAACATCCAGGAGTTCAAGTAGTATATGCCCAGGGTTCTGTGAATCTGGCTGGGGATATCTGGTTACTGCAACGTGATGCTCACCCCCACTTTCCCACCTACCAAATAGACCCTGCAGCTTCTCGACAAATGTTCCGGGAAAAAGGCTGGAAAACTATTGTGGGCTTTCAAACTCGTAACCCCATTCATCGGGCCCATGAATACATTCAAAAGTGTGCGTTAGAAACTGTTGATGGTCTATTTCTACATCCCCTGGTGGGCGCTACCAAGGAAGATGATATTCCAGCGGATGTTCGCATGCGCTGCTATGAAATTTTAATCGAGCATTATTATCCCTTGGATCGGGTAATTCTAGCAATTAACCCTGCTGCTATGCGCTATGCTGGACCTAGGGAAGCTATCTTCCATGCAATAGTTCGTAAGAACTATGGTTGTACCCATTTTATAGTAGGTAGAGACCATGCGGGTGTGGGCGACTATTATGGTACTTATGATGCTCAATATATCTTCGATGAGTTTCAACCTTCAGAACTGGGCATTGTACCAATGAAATTTGAACATGCTTTCTATTGTACCCGTACGAAACAAATGGCTACCACTAAAACTAGTCCTAGTACCCCAGGAGAGCGAGTTCACCTCTCAGGGACAAAGGTTAGAGAAATGTTGCGTCGTGGTGAATTACCGCCACCTGAGTTTTCTCGTCCCGAGGTAGCAGCAGAATTGGCACGAGCCATGCGTATTGGACAAACAGCTTTGGTATAG
- a CDS encoding Swt1 family HEPN domain-containing protein — translation MAISNRERVGRALDSLKEGLYPFVDREMKQTYGKQWTTMAINCLPESYTTRKTADTIFQEDVSALLIVMWEYWNDVFKKTLGRSDRSLVSELRETRNSWAHNSSFSLDDTYRAFDSITRLLNAVSGDTEEVEKQKQEILRTRYEEQAKRETRRKAEAPTEGQPSSWLKPWREIATPHPDVASGRYQQAEFAADLWQVYQDEGSDEYRLPTEFFRRTYLTEGLKKLLTNALIRLTGKGGDPVIELQTNFGGGKTHAILALYHMFFGLQPHELPGLDPVFEETSIKELPQNVNTVVIVGNKISPGTIYKKSDGTQIRTLWGEIAWQLGGKEGYEMVRDSDQTATNPGDTLKHLFNRYAPCMILIDEWVAYARQLHEQPDLPGGSFDTHFTFAQTLSESAKNADRTLLVVSIPSSSDNEIGGDRGKQALDRLKNAMGRVESPWRPSSAEESLEIVRRRLFETTTNPDLFVERDRVIRAFYDMYRQQKQEFPSECAEAKYQNRLKESYPIHPEIFDRLYSEWSTLDKFQRTRGVLRLMAKVIHSLWEREDKGLLIMPGQIPMDDAQVQSELTRYLDDNWVPIIEKDVDGINSLPLEIDRQNTPIGRYSACRRVARTIYLGSAPIQQAANIGLEEQRIKLGCVQPGEVVATFVDALRRLTDRATYLYIDGNRYWISNQPNVTRTAQDRTNQFLEELYKVTEEIIRRLKSDKERGEFTAIHTAPDSSSDIPDDPNLGVRLVVLSPELQHNKAKKNSSAIEWIEDVLNHRGTSRRYYKNTLVFVAAEEDNIENLNKNVAQYLAWDSILNDKDTLNLNVSQTKQATAQKEQSEKYVKTILNQTYQWLISPEQPNPHEPIEINCERIPGESSPILRASRQLVNDGQLITEYSSNTLRMEALDKYLWRDTNHIDLKQLWEYLAQYVYLPRLKNPEVLLEAVKNGVQKIDIQNHFGYAQGWEESKQKYKNLVVLHNINPSISSENLIVKPEIATKQLEEEQVKELTSPSRSESTSKKRRCIFAG, via the coding sequence ATGGCAATAAGTAATCGGGAACGTGTAGGAAGGGCACTTGATTCCCTTAAAGAAGGACTCTACCCCTTTGTGGACAGAGAAATGAAACAAACCTATGGTAAACAATGGACTACTATGGCCATAAATTGCCTCCCGGAAAGCTACACAACCCGAAAAACAGCAGATACTATCTTTCAAGAAGACGTATCAGCCCTACTTATTGTTATGTGGGAATATTGGAACGACGTTTTTAAAAAAACCCTGGGGAGAAGCGATCGCTCATTAGTGAGTGAACTAAGAGAGACCCGCAACAGCTGGGCCCATAACAGTTCATTTTCCCTAGACGACACCTACCGCGCTTTTGACAGTATTACCAGACTGCTAAATGCAGTTTCTGGGGATACCGAAGAAGTAGAAAAGCAAAAACAAGAAATCCTCAGAACCCGGTATGAAGAACAAGCCAAAAGAGAAACAAGACGCAAAGCAGAAGCACCCACAGAAGGACAACCATCATCATGGTTAAAACCATGGAGAGAAATTGCCACACCCCACCCCGACGTAGCATCAGGTCGCTACCAACAAGCAGAATTTGCCGCCGACCTGTGGCAAGTATATCAAGATGAAGGTTCTGATGAATACCGCCTCCCTACAGAATTTTTCCGACGCACCTACTTGACGGAAGGACTCAAAAAACTCCTTACTAATGCCCTCATTCGCTTGACAGGCAAAGGAGGAGACCCAGTAATCGAACTACAGACCAACTTTGGAGGAGGCAAAACCCATGCTATACTTGCCCTCTATCACATGTTTTTTGGACTACAACCCCACGAACTACCCGGACTAGATCCAGTATTTGAAGAAACATCCATCAAGGAACTACCCCAAAACGTCAACACAGTAGTCATAGTGGGTAACAAAATCTCACCTGGTACCATTTATAAAAAATCAGATGGCACCCAAATACGTACCCTGTGGGGAGAAATAGCCTGGCAACTGGGAGGGAAAGAGGGTTATGAAATGGTGAGAGACAGCGACCAAACAGCTACTAATCCTGGTGATACTCTCAAACACCTATTTAACCGCTATGCTCCCTGCATGATATTAATAGATGAGTGGGTTGCTTACGCTCGCCAACTTCATGAACAACCAGATCTCCCAGGAGGGAGTTTTGATACCCACTTTACCTTTGCCCAGACCCTGAGCGAATCAGCAAAAAATGCCGACCGCACCCTGTTAGTAGTGAGCATCCCCTCCTCCTCTGATAACGAAATAGGTGGAGATAGGGGCAAACAAGCCCTGGACAGATTAAAAAATGCTATGGGTAGGGTAGAATCTCCCTGGAGACCATCCAGTGCGGAAGAGAGCTTGGAAATAGTCCGTCGTCGCCTATTTGAGACTACTACAAACCCAGACCTGTTTGTGGAAAGAGATAGGGTGATTCGGGCATTCTATGATATGTATCGCCAGCAAAAGCAAGAGTTTCCTAGTGAATGCGCAGAAGCCAAATATCAAAACCGCCTAAAAGAGTCTTACCCCATACACCCAGAAATATTTGATCGCCTTTATTCAGAATGGTCAACTCTGGATAAATTTCAGCGAACTAGGGGAGTATTGCGTCTAATGGCCAAAGTAATCCATTCTCTGTGGGAAAGAGAAGATAAAGGTTTACTGATCATGCCAGGTCAAATTCCCATGGATGATGCTCAAGTTCAGTCAGAACTAACAAGATACCTGGATGACAACTGGGTTCCCATCATCGAAAAAGATGTAGATGGAATAAACTCCCTTCCTCTGGAGATAGACAGGCAAAACACCCCCATTGGTCGTTACTCTGCTTGTCGGAGAGTTGCACGCACCATATACCTAGGCTCAGCGCCCATTCAACAGGCCGCCAACATAGGATTAGAAGAACAGCGGATAAAACTTGGCTGTGTCCAACCAGGGGAAGTAGTAGCCACCTTTGTAGATGCTCTTAGAAGATTAACAGATAGAGCTACCTACTTGTATATTGATGGTAACCGCTACTGGATCTCTAATCAACCCAACGTTACCCGTACAGCACAGGATAGAACCAACCAATTTTTAGAGGAACTATACAAAGTCACAGAAGAAATAATTAGAAGATTAAAAAGCGACAAAGAGCGGGGTGAATTTACAGCCATTCATACTGCTCCAGACTCCAGCAGCGACATACCCGACGATCCTAACCTAGGAGTGAGACTTGTAGTTCTTAGTCCCGAACTCCAGCACAATAAAGCTAAAAAAAATAGCAGTGCTATAGAATGGATAGAAGACGTTCTGAATCATAGAGGAACCAGCCGCCGCTATTATAAAAACACCCTAGTATTTGTTGCTGCGGAGGAAGACAACATAGAAAATTTAAACAAGAATGTTGCCCAGTATCTAGCATGGGATTCCATATTGAATGACAAAGACACATTAAACCTAAATGTTTCACAGACCAAACAAGCCACAGCTCAGAAAGAACAATCAGAAAAATATGTAAAAACAATTTTGAACCAGACCTATCAATGGTTAATTTCACCTGAGCAACCAAATCCCCACGAACCGATAGAGATTAACTGCGAACGAATACCAGGAGAGAGTTCTCCCATACTAAGAGCTAGTCGCCAACTAGTAAACGATGGACAACTGATTACAGAATATTCCAGCAACACCCTAAGAATGGAAGCACTAGACAAATACCTATGGAGAGACACCAACCACATAGATCTCAAACAGCTGTGGGAATACTTAGCCCAATACGTATATCTACCCCGATTAAAGAACCCAGAAGTGCTATTAGAAGCAGTAAAAAACGGAGTACAAAAAATAGACATACAGAATCACTTTGGTTATGCACAGGGGTGGGAAGAGAGCAAACAGAAATATAAAAACCTAGTAGTATTGCATAACATAAACCCCAGCATCAGCAGTGAAAACCTGATTGTAAAACCCGAAATAGCGACAAAACAGCTAGAAGAGGAGCAAGTCAAAGAACTTACCTCACCCAGTAGAAGTGAAAGCACCAGTAAAAAACGGCGTTGCATATTTGCGGGATGA